The genome window ATTGCCGTCCCACGTAAAACTGTACGGGAAGTGCCAGGGCAAACATCACCCATTTGATCCATGTGGAGTGGGATACAGACATAGGCAGAAATCCCAGGTCTCCAGCCATGGAAAGAATAAACAGGGGAACAGCAAAAATCAAACCCACAATCAGGTGGCGCTTTTGTTCTTCGATTTCTTTCTGTCGGGCGGCACTTTCCGCGTCCTCTGCTTCTCCGCCTTCTTCAACAGTATCAAACCCCAGAGCCTGAATGGAACGGCGAAGTTCAGTATAGGTAATAACCGTGGGCACGTAACGAACCCGTACCCGCTCACTCACCACCGAAACTTGAACCGAAAGGACTCCTTCTACAGATGAGAGAGTTTTTTCCAGCCTTCGCGCGTCATTATCATCACTGAGGCGTTTTAATAAAAAATCTGCTTCGCCAGTTGCAACACCATACCCGGCGCGCTCAACGCGCTCAATCAGATCAGTTAACCCTGCCAATTCAGGGTCAAATTCCACGCTGGCACGCTCTGACGAGAGATTCACGATAGCCGTTTGCACCCCCTTGACCTTCTTCAAACTGCGTTCAACAGTGGCTACACAATTTGCGCAGGTCATTCCTGTTACAGGTAAGGTGACTTGTTTGGTTTGAGGCATACTTAACCAGCCCTTCTTCCGACTCTAAGAGGGATCTCAAAAGGTATTAAAGTAGACAAAGATAGAAATTTATCTCTCGGGCGGGTAATTAATTTCCCGCAAAGTTGCCACGATTTGTTCTTCTGTGGCAGGAGCATCAAAGGTAATGACTGCGATTTTAGTGTCTTTATCAGCCTTGACTTCTTTCACTCCCGGCAGTTCGCTCAGTTCGGAAGTGATGGTGTGAACACAGTGATGGCAGGAAATGTTTGGAATTTTGTATGTAACGGTCTGCATGGATGCCTCCAGTAAAGAAAAGATATTGTTATTGTGTGTTTTAGACGCGAGTCGCGGCTTCAAAAACATCGCTGATTTCTTTTAAGACGCGCTCGCGTTCTTTAGGGTCTTCGCCCTGAACCGCAGTGATGACACAGGAGTTCAGGTGCTGTTCAAGGAGGAGGGTGCTGACTTTATTGAGTGAAGACTGCACCGCCTGGATTTGACGAATCACATCAATACAGTAAGCGTCTTCTTCAAGCATTTTTTGAATCCCTCGTATATGTCCTTCGACAATTTTCAAACGGTGAATGGCTTCACTTCGGTCATGCATATTCCGTTCCTCCTTTTCGTAACCCCATCCCCCTGGGGGGGGTATACTTAGTATAGCAATTAAGACGTAGAAAATCAAGATAGGAAGAGATATTTTTAATTTTTCCTAATCTGCTCTTCAGAGAAGAAGGTTTTATGGGAGGTTGGTTACCCCGTTAGCACAAGGTTTAGCGCTGGCAAGAGGGGCAAAAGTGTGTTCCCCTTTGACTAACGGTGATGCGTTCAATGGGCGTTCCACAGATTGGGCATGGCTCCCCTGTGCGTTGATACACGCGGAAGGAATTCTGGAACTCTCCACCGCGGTACACCCAATCGATGCTGGCGCCATTCTTCCGAATCCCTTCCTCTAATACCTGCCGGATTGCCTGGAGAAGACGGGCGCTTTCTTCTGGACTTAGGGAATCAGATGATCTTTTGGGGTGTAGTTTTGCCAGAAATAAGGCTTCGTCCGAGTAAATATTTCCAACCCCTGCCAGAAAATTCTGGTCCAGTAAAAGCGCTTTGAGTTGGCGGCGGTTTTTGGTCAGCCGTTGGTGAAATTGTGTGGGAGAGAGGCTCTCATCCAGGGGCTCTGGTCCTAAATCCCCAATGACATCCTGAGGATTCTCTGCCAACCAAACCCGTCCAAATTTGCGTGGGTCATTGAATACAAGGCGAAGACCATCGGAAAATTCCAGCCATAACCGATCATGAAGTTGCAGGGGAGAGGTGGATGGCTCTACCCGTACATCACCGCTCATGCGCAGGTGGATAAACAGGTGCGCCGATTGGAGTATTATCCAGATGAATTTACCCCGCCGGCGAATGTCCCGAATTTCTTCCCCGGTAATGTTTTGCTGGAAAGTGAACAGGTCTGGCATGGCTAAGGTTTTTTGCCATGCCACATTTGCGGCGGTAATTTGCTTTCCTAAAATAGATGGAGCCCCCCTTCCTCCATCCCGTAAAACCGAAACAATCGTTTGGACTTCTGGTAGTTCAGGCATGCGGAAAACAATACGTTCTTACTCGTTAAACATCTCTCCCACACTGCGTCCCTGGTTGGCGCGTAAAATCACTTCACCCAGTAATGGGGCAACTGAGAGGATTTTCAAGCGTTCACCAAATAGCGCCTTTTTCTCCGGGGGAATGGGGATAGAGTCTGTGGTGATGAATTCCGTCACCGGCAAACTTGCCAGCCGTTGCGCAGCGTTGGCGGAGAAAACCGGATGCACGAAGACCATATACACGTTGCGCGCGCCATTTTCTTTGAGAATATTCACGGCTTCTACCATCGTTCCGCCCGTATCAATTTCGTCATCTACCAGTACGCAATCACGCCCGTTGACATCGCCAATAATGGTAAGCGCACGGGCTTTGGCATCATTTGCCACGCGGCGCTTCTCAATAAATGCCATGGGGGCATCAATGGCGGCAGCAAAGTTTCTTCCCTTTTTAGCGAACCCCAGGTCGGCGGTGACCAGAACTGGAGAATGCATTCGTGGCTTGATGGAGTGCAGGTAGTCCACCAGAATATGAAAAGCAGTGAGCACATCTCCTGGAATGGTGAAGAACCCTTGAATTTGTCCGGCATGGAGATCAAGGGTAATGTAGCGGTCTGCCCCTGCCACTTCAATCATGTCGGCAACCAATCGGGCTGTGATGGGCACGCGGGGCTGGTCTTTCTTGTCCGAGCGTGCATAGCACAGATAAGGAATAACGGCTGTGATTCTTGCTGCTGAATCCAGCCTCAGGGTTTGAATCATGATCAGCAGTTCCATTAGGTTACGGTGTACCGGAGCCGAGGTGGTTTGAATGACATAGCAATCCTGTCCGCGTACACTGCTGTGCAGTTTGACAAAAATGTTCTCGTTCGGAAAAACCACTACATCCCGCCCGTTGACGGGCACTCCAAGGTATTCGGCTACTTTATTGGTAAGTTCAATGGATGCGGAGCCAGCATAGAGTTTGATGTCTCCGTACATCCGTTCATGTCGCCCATGGTGGACCATTACACTCCCTCCCGTGTCGGTGTCTGCCATTCCGAGCGAAGGACAGACATGACCATCATATCCGAATATTTCCCATTTCGATAATTGGCTTGCCGTAAAATCCCCTCTTTGACAAACCCAGCCTGTTCGTACGACTTAATACCACGGATATTTTCTACATCCACACGTAAATACACCCTGTTTAAATTCAGGGTTTCAAAAGCGTGCTGTACCATTAACCTCATGGCTTCTCTGCCATATCCCCGATTCCAGAATCGTTTATCTCCAATCAGGATGCCCACTTCAGCACTACGGTTAACCCAACTTAAGTCGAACAGGGTAATGTTGCCGATCAGCCGCCACTCCCCCTCTTCTCTAACTTCAATTGCGAAGGGGCGTTCGGGCTTGGGCTGTTTCAGCATTTGCTCATACCATTGCTCTTCTTCTTCCAGTGAGAGGGGAACAGTGACCGTAATGAATTGTCTCACTTCCGGATCGTTGAGCCACTCGACGAAGAAAGGCAAATCGCTGCGCTGAATAGGTCTAAGTCTTAATCGTTGAGAAAAAAGCATTTTTTCTCCTGTTCTGCAACACACCAATTATACGCGAGGATACTTCATTTTACAGGATGCCTCTTTGAACTTTTTAATTTTGTGAATGTTAGCAGACTTCAAGAAAAGTCCCCACACTTGCAGGGTGCGGGGACGAAAAGATCAAGCCCATCCAATTCACTCGTTGGTTTTTTCTTCCTCGGGTAATTCGACGCGGATGTGCAATTCCTGAAGTTGCTTCTCGGTAGCCGGGGAAGGAGCATCCGCCATCAGGTCACGTGCTGCCTGGTTCTTGGGGAAGGCAATAACTTCCCGAATATTGGGTTCGTCTGCCAGGAGCATGACGAGACGGTCAATCCCCGGTGCCATGCCACCATGCGGCGGTGCCCCGTATTCAAAGGCTTCCAGCATGTGCCCGAATTTGCGCTGAATGTCTTCCTCTTTCAATCCCAGCAACTGGAAAATCTTGAATTGAATATCCCGCCGGTGGATACGGATGGAGCCAGAGGCCATCTCGTACCCATTGCACACCATGTCATAGGCATCAGAGAGGATGCTTGCAGGGTCGGTGTCAAATTTATCCAGGTCTTCCATTTTGGGCATGGTGAAGGGATGATGCGCGGCATCCCACTTTTTCTCTTCTTCGTTCCATTCAAACATTGGGAAATCCACCACCCAGGCGAAAGCCAGCACATCCTTGTTGGCTAATTTGAGGCGGTCACGGAAGAGCAGGCGCAATGCTCCAAGGGTTTTATTGGCAACCTCGCGGGTATCGGCGATGAAGAGAACCAGGTCGCCAGTCTTTGCTCCGGTCAATGCTTGTAAGGCTTCCACTTCGCCAGGAGTGATGAACTTTTGCGCAGTGCCTTTTACGCCTTCGGCGGTCAATGCCAGTGTTGCCAACCCTTTAGCGCCTTGTTCTTTTGCAAAGGTGGTCAGGTCGTCGACTTCTTTGCGGGTGTATTCCGCGCAACTTGGTGCGACGATACACTTGATCACGCCGCCGTTTTTAAGCGTGTTCTGAAACACCATGAAGGAACTGTTGGCAAATATGGCACTGCAATCATGCAGTTCCATTCCAAAGCGCAAGTCGGGTTTATCTGTACCATACCGCTCTACCGCTTCCCGGTAGGTAAGTTTGGGCCAGGGGGAAGAGAGCAGACGCTTGTGTGGTGCAACAGCAGGAATCATGGCGGTGAACAATCCTTCCACCATGTTCAGCACGTCATCTCGCTGTACAAAGGACATTTCTAAATCTAACTGGGTGAATTCAGGCTGGCGGTCACCGCGTAAATCCTCATCGCGGAAACAGCGAGCGATTTGGAAATAGCGATCCACTCCCGAAACCATGAGCAACTGCTTCAACTGTTGCGGAGATTGAGGAAGTGCATAAAACATTCCCGGATGCACCCGGCTGGGCACCAGATAGTCACGTGCACCTTCGGGGGTAGTTTTGAACAAAATGGGCGTTTCAACTTCAATGAAACCCTGCTGATCCAAATAATCGCGGATAAATTTCACGACCTTGTGTCGCAGGATAAGATTGCGTTGCATGCGTTCACGGCGCAGGTCCAGATAGCGGTATTTCAGACGAACGCTTTCGTCCACTTCCTCATCTTTGTTTACCAGGAAGGGCAGGGGTTTTGCAGGATTGAGTACTTCACATTCCTGTACTTCGACCTCAATATCGCCTGTGGGCAAGTTGGGGTTCTCGGCTCCTTCCGGGCGGTGGCGTACTACACCTTTTACCTGAAGTACCCATTCTGCTCGGGCGCTTTGAATCACCGCAACCTTTGGGTCAGAAGGATTGGCAACAATCTGCACGATTCCATAACGATCCCGCAGGTCAATGAAAGTAATTCCACCATGGTCTCGCTGACGATGCACCCAGCCTGCCAGCGTAACTGTTTGTCCAATATGAGCGGGGCGTAACTCACCACAGGTATGCGTCCGGTACATTTAGCACATCCTCTATTGCAAAATTCTAGGGGCTAATTTTAACACAGCGAGCCGTTTCCACCAAACGGATTTTTACCACAGGAAACGAAAAAGGCGGTTTATCTTTCCATCAATCGCTTTACGGCTTCTGCAGGCGAAATCTCGCGTTTGAGCACGTTATTTACCATCTCATTCAACCGGGCTTCTCCTACCGTATGTTTCCATTGTTCCAGCAGGGTTTCCTGAACTCGTTCAAGAATTTCTGTTAAGACCCTGTATTTTTCCCGTGTTGTCCATAGAGAATGGTTTCTCAAATACTCCCCATGCCTGAAGATGGCTTGGACAATTTCTTCGATGCCTTCTCCATTCACGGCACTGGCTCGCAAGAGGGGAGGTTTCCAGTTCGTCTCTCCCTGAGCCTGCGGAATCATCTCCAGCATCAGGCTTAGTGCGCGCAGGGTATTTTCGACTCCGGGTAAATCTGCCTTGTTAACCACCAGAATATCCGCAATCTCCAGAATACCGGCTTTAATGGCTTGAACGTCATCTCCCAAACCGGGGGCATCTACAACGATCACGGTATGGGCAAGACGTGCAATTTCCACCTCCGATTGCCCTGTTCCTACCGTTTCAACCAGAATTATGCCAAAACCCAGAGCGTCCAGCACTTGCACCACCGCAGAGGTTGCCCGGGCTATCCCTCCGAGGGCTCCTCGGG of Anaerolinea thermophila UNI-1 contains these proteins:
- a CDS encoding ribose-phosphate diphosphokinase; translated protein: MVHHGRHERMYGDIKLYAGSASIELTNKVAEYLGVPVNGRDVVVFPNENIFVKLHSSVRGQDCYVIQTTSAPVHRNLMELLIMIQTLRLDSAARITAVIPYLCYARSDKKDQPRVPITARLVADMIEVAGADRYITLDLHAGQIQGFFTIPGDVLTAFHILVDYLHSIKPRMHSPVLVTADLGFAKKGRNFAAAIDAPMAFIEKRRVANDAKARALTIIGDVNGRDCVLVDDEIDTGGTMVEAVNILKENGARNVYMVFVHPVFSANAAQRLASLPVTEFITTDSIPIPPEKKALFGERLKILSVAPLLGEVILRANQGRSVGEMFNE
- a CDS encoding metal-sensitive transcriptional regulator encodes the protein MHDRSEAIHRLKIVEGHIRGIQKMLEEDAYCIDVIRQIQAVQSSLNKVSTLLLEQHLNSCVITAVQGEDPKERERVLKEISDVFEAATRV
- a CDS encoding GNAT family N-acetyltransferase, with protein sequence MLFSQRLRLRPIQRSDLPFFVEWLNDPEVRQFITVTVPLSLEEEEQWYEQMLKQPKPERPFAIEVREEGEWRLIGNITLFDLSWVNRSAEVGILIGDKRFWNRGYGREAMRLMVQHAFETLNLNRVYLRVDVENIRGIKSYEQAGFVKEGILRQANYRNGKYSDMMVMSVLRSEWQTPTREGV
- the meaB gene encoding methylmalonyl Co-A mutase-associated GTPase MeaB, translated to MDLVERALAGERLAIARLLTQVENNTLLGQEALQRLYSRTGNAHIVGLTGAPGTGKSSLANQLAKVLRSTPNAHKVAIVAVDPSSPFTGGALLGDRVRMRDLAGDPGVFVRSMASRGALGGIARATSAVVQVLDALGFGIILVETVGTGQSEVEIARLAHTVIVVDAPGLGDDVQAIKAGILEIADILVVNKADLPGVENTLRALSLMLEMIPQAQGETNWKPPLLRASAVNGEGIEEIVQAIFRHGEYLRNHSLWTTREKYRVLTEILERVQETLLEQWKHTVGEARLNEMVNNVLKREISPAEAVKRLMER
- a CDS encoding heavy-metal-associated domain-containing protein, producing the protein MQTVTYKIPNISCHHCVHTITSELSELPGVKEVKADKDTKIAVITFDAPATEEQIVATLREINYPPER
- the mutM gene encoding bifunctional DNA-formamidopyrimidine glycosylase/DNA-(apurinic or apyrimidinic site) lyase — its product is MPELPEVQTIVSVLRDGGRGAPSILGKQITAANVAWQKTLAMPDLFTFQQNITGEEIRDIRRRGKFIWIILQSAHLFIHLRMSGDVRVEPSTSPLQLHDRLWLEFSDGLRLVFNDPRKFGRVWLAENPQDVIGDLGPEPLDESLSPTQFHQRLTKNRRQLKALLLDQNFLAGVGNIYSDEALFLAKLHPKRSSDSLSPEESARLLQAIRQVLEEGIRKNGASIDWVYRGGEFQNSFRVYQRTGEPCPICGTPIERITVSQRGTHFCPSCQR
- the aspS gene encoding aspartate--tRNA ligase → MYRTHTCGELRPAHIGQTVTLAGWVHRQRDHGGITFIDLRDRYGIVQIVANPSDPKVAVIQSARAEWVLQVKGVVRHRPEGAENPNLPTGDIEVEVQECEVLNPAKPLPFLVNKDEEVDESVRLKYRYLDLRRERMQRNLILRHKVVKFIRDYLDQQGFIEVETPILFKTTPEGARDYLVPSRVHPGMFYALPQSPQQLKQLLMVSGVDRYFQIARCFRDEDLRGDRQPEFTQLDLEMSFVQRDDVLNMVEGLFTAMIPAVAPHKRLLSSPWPKLTYREAVERYGTDKPDLRFGMELHDCSAIFANSSFMVFQNTLKNGGVIKCIVAPSCAEYTRKEVDDLTTFAKEQGAKGLATLALTAEGVKGTAQKFITPGEVEALQALTGAKTGDLVLFIADTREVANKTLGALRLLFRDRLKLANKDVLAFAWVVDFPMFEWNEEEKKWDAAHHPFTMPKMEDLDKFDTDPASILSDAYDMVCNGYEMASGSIRIHRRDIQFKIFQLLGLKEEDIQRKFGHMLEAFEYGAPPHGGMAPGIDRLVMLLADEPNIREVIAFPKNQAARDLMADAPSPATEKQLQELHIRVELPEEEKTNE